Below is a window of Streptomyces genisteinicus DNA.
CCGCAGCGCCGTGGGCGTCGCGGTGCTGCCCCTCGACGCGCCGGTCGAGGTCGAGATCCAGGTGGAGCTCGTCCAGGACTGACCCGTCCGCCCCGACGACGGCCCCCGCCCGGCAGCACCCGGCGCGGGGGCCTCGCCGTCCCGGGCCCGGTGCGTCCCCGGCCCGCACCCATGCGTCCCCGCCCCGGCCCACACCCGTACGCCAGGCCACCCCTCGAACATCCGCGCTAGAACGCATAGCATCCGGCCATGCCCAATGGTCAGTGGTACCCGCCGGAATGGCCCGACCGCATCCGCGCCCTTGCCGCGGGCGACATCGCGCCCGCCACCCCGAAGCGGGCCGCGACGGTGATGCTGCTCCGCGACGGCACCGACGGGCCCGCCGTCCACATGCTGAGGCGGCGCACCTCCATGGCCTTCGCCGGAGGCGCGTACGCCTATCCGGGCGGCGGAGTCGACCCGCGCGACGACCGGCCGGTCCGCTGGGCCGGGCCCTCGCTGGAGACCTGGGCGGACCGGCTGGGCACCGACGACGCCGCCACCGCCCAGGCCGTGGTGTGCGCGGCGGTCCGCGAGACGTTCGAGGAGGCCGGCGTGCTGCTCGCCGGACCGGCCGCGGACACCGTCGTCGGCGACACCACGGGAGACGACTGGGAGGCCGACCGGCAGGCGCTGGTCGACCGCGACCTGTCGTTCGCGCAGTTCCTGGAACGCCGCGGCCTGGTCCTGCGCTCCGACCTGCTCGGCGCCTGGGCGCGGTGGATCACGCCCGAGTTCGAGCAGCGCCGCTACGACACCTGGTTCTTCGTGGCCGCCCTCCCCGAGGGACAGCGCACCCGCGACGTGTCCACCGAGGCCGACACCACCGTATGGACCCGCCCCGCCGAGGCCGTCGCCGGATACGACAGGGGCGAGCTGCTCATGATGCCGCCGACCGTCGCCACCCTGCGGGCCCTGGAGCCGTACGCCCGCGTCGCGGACGCGCTCGCGGCCGCCGCCCGGCAGAGTCTCGAGCCGGTCCTCGCCACGGCCCGTCTGGGCGAGGACGGCGACGT
It encodes the following:
- a CDS encoding NUDIX hydrolase yields the protein MPNGQWYPPEWPDRIRALAAGDIAPATPKRAATVMLLRDGTDGPAVHMLRRRTSMAFAGGAYAYPGGGVDPRDDRPVRWAGPSLETWADRLGTDDAATAQAVVCAAVRETFEEAGVLLAGPAADTVVGDTTGDDWEADRQALVDRDLSFAQFLERRGLVLRSDLLGAWARWITPEFEQRRYDTWFFVAALPEGQRTRDVSTEADTTVWTRPAEAVAGYDRGELLMMPPTVATLRALEPYARVADALAAAARQSLEPVLATARLGEDGDVVLSWPGHEEFTKHVPRGGTHLPQGGPR